A single window of Polaribacter sp. SA4-10 DNA harbors:
- a CDS encoding glutaminase codes for MENYKTIIEDIYYDLKNVDDIGEVANYIPELAFVSPNSFGVNITTIDKENFGIGDFDQKFSIQSISKILSLTLAYKLEGENLWNRVDVEPSGNPFNSLLQLETNLGKPRNPFINSGAIVICDVLLSHLKNPKVDFLNFCKEIANNTTLNYNEKVAQSEKKSGYRNAALCNFIKSFGNIKNDVDEVLDFYFHICSIEMSCKELSQIALYLADDFYTTHKGNRVLTMSQAKRINAIMITCGFYDESGEFAFKVGLPGKSGVGGGIVAIHPDKYCITVWSPKLNQNGNSYKGMLFLEKFTSKTTSSIF; via the coding sequence ATGGAAAATTATAAAACAATAATTGAAGACATTTATTATGATTTAAAAAACGTTGATGATATTGGTGAAGTGGCTAATTACATTCCAGAATTGGCATTCGTCTCACCCAATAGTTTTGGCGTAAACATTACAACGATTGATAAAGAAAATTTTGGAATCGGTGATTTTGATCAAAAATTTTCGATACAAAGTATCTCTAAGATTCTCTCATTAACCTTGGCATATAAATTAGAAGGCGAAAATTTATGGAATCGTGTAGATGTTGAGCCTTCAGGAAACCCTTTTAACTCTTTACTACAATTAGAAACAAATCTTGGTAAACCTAGAAATCCGTTTATAAATTCTGGTGCAATTGTAATTTGTGATGTTTTATTAAGTCATTTAAAAAATCCGAAAGTAGATTTTTTAAATTTCTGTAAAGAGATTGCGAACAATACTACTTTAAATTATAATGAAAAAGTAGCACAATCAGAAAAAAAATCTGGTTATAGAAATGCTGCACTTTGTAATTTTATAAAGTCTTTTGGAAACATTAAAAATGATGTTGATGAAGTCTTAGATTTTTACTTTCATATCTGTTCTATAGAAATGAGTTGCAAAGAGCTTTCTCAAATAGCTCTTTATTTAGCAGATGATTTTTATACAACTCATAAAGGAAATAGAGTACTTACTATGAGTCAAGCCAAGAGAATAAATGCGATTATGATTACTTGTGGTTTTTACGATGAGTCTGGAGAATTTGCTTTTAAAGTGGGTTTACCCGGTAAAAGTGGCGTTGGTGGCGGAATTGTAGCCATTCATCCAGACAAATATTGCATTACTGTTTGGAGTCCTAAATTAAATCAAAATGGGAACTCTTATAAAGGAATGTTGTTTTTAGAAAAATTTACTTCAAAAACAACTTCTTCTATTTTTTAA
- a CDS encoding DUF456 domain-containing protein translates to MDIFLLLLGFVFVCLGIIGSFLPILPGPLTSWVGLLLLHLTKIIPMDWTFLGITLAVALFIWVLDYFIPAMGTKRFGGSKYGVYGTTIGLFIGFFFIPIPFGILIGAFFGALIGELLFDSKDTNRAIKASFGAFLGFLVSATIKFSIAVVYLVLFFITFWEYKSVFF, encoded by the coding sequence ATGGATATATTTTTACTACTTCTAGGCTTCGTCTTTGTTTGTCTTGGAATCATTGGCTCATTTTTACCAATTTTACCTGGACCTTTAACAAGTTGGGTAGGTTTATTGTTATTGCATTTAACTAAAATTATACCAATGGATTGGACTTTTTTAGGTATAACTTTAGCAGTTGCACTATTCATATGGGTACTCGATTATTTTATTCCTGCAATGGGAACAAAACGTTTTGGCGGAAGTAAATATGGCGTTTATGGAACTACAATTGGACTTTTTATCGGTTTCTTCTTTATACCAATTCCTTTTGGAATTCTTATTGGTGCTTTTTTTGGTGCATTAATAGGAGAATTGCTATTTGACAGCAAAGATACAAACAGAGCAATTAAAGCTTCTTTTGGTGCTTTTCTTGGCTTTTTAGTCTCGGCAACAATCAAGTTTTCTATAGCTGTTGTTTATCTAGTTTTATTCTTTATTACTTTTTGGGAATATAAAAGTGTTTTCTTTTAA
- the rsmG gene encoding 16S rRNA (guanine(527)-N(7))-methyltransferase RsmG yields the protein MEIIQKYFDNLTEKQLAQFSKLQELYQDWNLKINVVSRKDIDELYLRHVLHSLGIAKIIQFKPGSRVMDVGTGGGFPGIPLAILFPETQFHLVDSIGKKIKVVNEVVAGLGLENVKTTHGRVEDVNETYDFIVSRAVAQMETFVRWNKGKIAKKQNHDIRNGILYLKGGDLTEELKLYTSATIYDLPDYFDEDFFETKKVVHLGMKFK from the coding sequence ATGGAAATTATACAAAAATATTTTGATAACCTTACAGAGAAACAACTGGCACAGTTTTCTAAACTTCAAGAATTATACCAAGATTGGAATTTAAAAATAAATGTTGTTTCTAGAAAAGATATAGATGAGTTGTATTTACGTCATGTATTACACTCTTTAGGGATTGCAAAAATAATACAATTTAAACCAGGTTCTAGGGTAATGGACGTTGGGACTGGTGGGGGGTTTCCTGGTATTCCGTTAGCAATATTATTTCCTGAAACACAATTTCATTTGGTAGATTCTATTGGTAAGAAGATAAAAGTGGTAAACGAAGTTGTAGCAGGTTTAGGCTTAGAGAATGTAAAAACTACTCATGGAAGGGTAGAAGACGTAAATGAAACGTATGATTTTATTGTAAGTAGAGCTGTTGCACAAATGGAGACTTTTGTACGTTGGAACAAAGGGAAGATTGCTAAAAAGCAAAACCACGATATAAGAAACGGAATTTTATATTTAAAAGGTGGAGATTTAACAGAGGAGTTAAAATTATATACTTCTGCAACCATTTATGATTTACCAGATTATTTTGATGAAGATTTCTTTGAAACAAAAAAAGTGGTTCATTTAGGTATGAAGTTTAAATAA
- a CDS encoding BlaI/MecI/CopY family transcriptional regulator, translated as MSKQLTKAEEQIMHLLWDFKEASVKEVIDKLPEPKPAYNTVSTIIRILENKEFVGHKPVGRGFIYYPIVEKEAYSNQRLHKLMNGYFDGSFKSMVSFFVKENKMDVSELESILKEVNKKK; from the coding sequence ATGAGCAAACAATTAACAAAGGCAGAAGAGCAGATTATGCACCTTTTATGGGATTTTAAAGAAGCTTCTGTAAAAGAAGTAATTGATAAATTACCGGAACCAAAACCAGCATATAATACAGTTTCTACAATTATTAGAATTTTAGAAAATAAAGAATTTGTAGGTCATAAACCTGTTGGGAGAGGGTTTATTTATTATCCAATAGTTGAAAAAGAAGCCTATAGTAACCAGCGTTTACATAAATTAATGAACGGTTATTTTGATGGTTCTTTTAAAAGTATGGTTTCCTTTTTTGTAAAAGAGAATAAAATGGATGTTTCTGAATTAGAATCTATTTTAAAGGAAGTCAATAAAAAAAAGTAG
- the lysS gene encoding lysine--tRNA ligase, which translates to MQLSEQEVVRREKLSKLRELGINPYPADLYPLNTNSKEIKEKYTENKQVVIAGRLMSINIQGKASFAQLQDGEGRIQLYFNRDEICTGEDKSLYNVVFKKLLDLGDFIGVEGELFTTKVGEKTVKVKGFKLLSKALKPLPMPKVKDGVTFDAFTDPEMRYRQRYADLVVNPHVKEVFVKRTKLFNAMRNFFNDAGYFEVETPVLQPIPGGAAARPFITHHNSLDIPLYMRIANELYLKRLIVGGFDGVYEFSKNFRNEGMDRTHNPEFTAMEIYVSYKDYNWMMDFAEQLLEHCAIAVNGTSEATFGEHKIDFKAPYARVTMADSIKHFTGFDIIGKTEDEIREAAKSMNIPVDETMGKGKLIDEIFGEKCEGNYIQPTFITDYPKEMSPLCKEHRENPELTERFELMVCGKEIANAYSELNDPIDQRERFEHQLKLAKKGDDEATEFIDEDFLRALEYGMPPTSGMGIGMDRLIMFLTNNQSIQEVLFFPQMRPEKKTVSVELNDEEKAVLAIIEKAEKIDLNELKAQSGLSNKKWDKTIKGLTKNNVAKVSKTDEGLFVEIA; encoded by the coding sequence ATGCAATTATCAGAACAAGAAGTTGTACGTAGAGAAAAGCTATCTAAACTACGCGAATTAGGCATTAATCCTTATCCAGCAGATTTGTACCCATTAAATACAAATTCTAAAGAAATAAAGGAAAAGTATACTGAAAATAAACAGGTGGTAATTGCTGGTAGATTAATGTCTATAAATATACAAGGAAAAGCTTCTTTTGCACAATTACAAGATGGTGAAGGTAGAATTCAATTGTATTTTAATAGAGATGAAATTTGTACTGGTGAGGATAAATCTCTGTACAATGTTGTCTTTAAAAAATTATTAGATTTAGGAGATTTTATTGGTGTAGAAGGAGAATTATTTACCACTAAAGTTGGTGAAAAAACAGTAAAAGTAAAAGGTTTTAAATTGCTTTCTAAAGCACTGAAACCTTTACCAATGCCTAAGGTAAAAGATGGTGTTACTTTTGATGCTTTTACAGATCCTGAGATGCGTTACAGACAACGTTATGCAGATTTAGTAGTAAATCCGCATGTTAAAGAAGTATTTGTAAAGCGTACAAAATTGTTTAACGCAATGCGTAACTTCTTTAATGACGCTGGTTATTTTGAAGTTGAAACTCCGGTTTTACAACCAATTCCTGGTGGCGCAGCTGCAAGACCTTTTATTACACATCATAATTCTTTAGATATTCCTTTATATATGAGAATTGCGAACGAATTATATCTAAAAAGATTAATTGTTGGTGGTTTTGATGGGGTTTATGAATTCTCTAAAAACTTTAGAAATGAAGGAATGGACAGAACCCATAATCCTGAATTTACAGCCATGGAAATCTATGTTTCTTACAAAGATTACAATTGGATGATGGACTTTGCTGAGCAACTTTTAGAGCATTGTGCAATTGCAGTAAATGGAACTTCTGAAGCTACTTTTGGTGAACATAAAATTGATTTTAAAGCGCCATATGCAAGAGTAACAATGGCAGATTCTATAAAACATTTTACTGGTTTTGATATTATTGGAAAAACAGAAGATGAAATTAGAGAAGCAGCAAAATCTATGAATATTCCTGTTGATGAAACAATGGGGAAAGGAAAATTAATTGATGAAATTTTTGGTGAAAAATGTGAAGGAAATTACATTCAACCAACTTTTATTACTGATTATCCTAAAGAAATGTCTCCGCTTTGTAAAGAACACAGAGAAAACCCTGAACTTACAGAACGTTTTGAATTAATGGTTTGTGGTAAAGAAATTGCAAATGCATATTCAGAATTAAACGACCCAATAGACCAACGTGAACGCTTTGAGCATCAATTAAAATTAGCTAAAAAAGGAGATGATGAAGCTACAGAATTTATTGATGAAGATTTTTTACGTGCGTTAGAATACGGAATGCCTCCTACTTCTGGAATGGGTATTGGAATGGACCGACTTATTATGTTTTTAACAAACAATCAATCAATACAAGAAGTTTTATTTTTCCCTCAAATGAGACCAGAAAAGAAAACTGTTTCTGTTGAATTGAATGATGAAGAGAAAGCTGTTTTAGCAATTATTGAAAAAGCTGAAAAAATTGATTTAAATGAGTTAAAAGCTCAATCTGGTTTATCTAACAAGAAATGGGATAAAACAATTAAAGGTTTAACTAAAAATAACGTTGCTAAAGTTTCTAAAACAGATGAAGGTTTGTTTGTAGAAATTGCATAG
- a CDS encoding M56 family metallopeptidase, which yields MINYILQVILFQMFFLAIYDLFLSKESFFTKNRWYLISTPILSFILPFIKIPTFQKAVPEEFIIYLPEIVLSPEKVIQETNLYQSINYAAILFWLGVGLFFMLFLIKLYKIATLIRKYEVVKKADHTLVIIPNHTKAFSFFNFIFLGKEIPISQQAQIIEHELVHSKQKHSLDLLFFEFLKIMMWFNPMIFMYQKRIALLHEYISDEVAAKSETKEIYINNLLSNFFQVENIAFVNQFYKQTFIKKRIIMMKKTQSKKMNQLKYLVLIPVLASMLFYTSCASKQIKQKVSTLEKSLSEEKIRNEIHIKEIVAVNKLLNDSISKLNKEIELIENMDKFKMKKLNELLANRVKERINSDGSVSIMSIDKAPTFPGCKTGDKDCFSKMVQKHFGENFNSDLPNTLGLDSGRKRVFVGFSIDKEGNVVDVKARAPHLKIKNEVIKVMNTLPKMIPGEDKGEKVKVKYSIPFTLMIK from the coding sequence ATGATAAATTATATTTTACAAGTCATATTATTTCAAATGTTTTTTTTGGCTATCTATGATTTATTTCTAAGTAAAGAATCATTTTTCACTAAAAACAGATGGTATTTAATTAGTACTCCAATTCTATCTTTCATTTTACCATTTATTAAAATTCCGACGTTTCAAAAAGCCGTTCCTGAAGAGTTTATTATTTATTTACCAGAAATAGTTTTATCACCGGAAAAAGTGATTCAAGAAACGAATTTGTATCAATCTATAAATTATGCAGCTATTTTATTTTGGTTAGGAGTAGGCCTTTTCTTTATGCTGTTTTTAATAAAACTATATAAGATAGCTACTTTAATTAGGAAATACGAAGTTGTTAAAAAAGCGGATCATACGTTGGTTATAATTCCGAATCATACGAAGGCGTTTTCTTTTTTTAACTTTATTTTTTTAGGAAAAGAAATTCCAATTTCTCAACAAGCACAAATTATAGAACACGAATTGGTGCACAGTAAACAAAAGCATTCTTTAGATTTATTATTCTTCGAGTTTTTAAAAATTATGATGTGGTTTAACCCAATGATTTTTATGTATCAGAAAAGAATAGCCTTATTACACGAATATATTTCTGATGAAGTAGCCGCAAAATCAGAAACAAAAGAAATTTATATCAACAATTTGCTATCCAACTTTTTTCAGGTTGAAAACATTGCGTTTGTCAATCAATTTTATAAACAAACATTTATTAAAAAAAGAATTATTATGATGAAAAAGACACAATCAAAAAAAATGAATCAGTTAAAATATTTAGTTTTGATTCCTGTATTAGCAAGTATGCTTTTTTATACTTCTTGTGCTTCAAAACAGATAAAACAAAAAGTTTCAACTCTTGAAAAAAGTTTGTCTGAAGAAAAGATTCGCAATGAAATACATATAAAAGAAATAGTTGCAGTTAATAAATTATTAAATGATTCTATAAGTAAATTAAACAAAGAAATAGAGCTTATAGAAAACATGGATAAATTTAAAATGAAAAAGCTCAATGAACTTTTAGCAAATAGGGTAAAAGAAAGAATAAATTCTGACGGTTCAGTTTCAATTATGTCCATAGATAAAGCACCAACTTTCCCTGGTTGTAAAACAGGAGATAAAGATTGTTTCTCTAAAATGGTGCAAAAACATTTTGGTGAAAATTTCAATAGTGATTTACCAAATACTCTTGGTTTAGATTCTGGTAGAAAACGAGTTTTTGTTGGTTTTTCAATTGATAAAGAAGGTAATGTTGTAGATGTAAAAGCGAGGGCACCGCACTTAAAAATTAAAAATGAAGTTATTAAAGTGATGAATACATTGCCAAAAATGATTCCAGGAGAAGACAAGGGTGAAAAAGTGAAAGTAAAATATTCGATTCCGTTTACATTGATGATAAAATAG
- a CDS encoding pyridoxal phosphate-dependent aminotransferase, translating into MKHPLSDRINSLPISQTLAMAAKTRELRAEGKDIIGLSLGEPDFNTPDFIKDAAIEAINQNYNSYSPVDGYLELKEAICVKFKRDNDLVYKPSQVVVSTGAKQSIANIAQVLLNPGDEVLLPAPYWVSYSAIAILCEATYVEIPSSIENDFKITPAQLEASITPKTKMIFFNSPNNPSGTIYSEAEYRALAAVLENHPQIFILSDEIYEHINYDSKPFSFAAIESMYDRTITVNGLAKAFAMTGWRVGYIGAPEWIAKACTKMQGQITSGTNCIAQRAAITAVLAPVSKIQYMVDEFKTRRDIVIGLLREIDGFKVNVPEGAFYVFPDVSDFFGKTFDGIKIENASDFSLFLLEKANVATVTGEAFGTPNCIRLSYAASELQIREAIKRIKKALS; encoded by the coding sequence ATGAAACATCCATTATCGGACAGAATTAACAGTTTACCTATTTCTCAAACCTTAGCAATGGCTGCTAAAACAAGAGAATTAAGAGCAGAAGGAAAAGATATTATCGGCTTAAGTTTAGGAGAACCAGACTTTAATACACCTGATTTTATTAAAGATGCTGCAATTGAAGCTATCAATCAAAATTACAATTCATACTCTCCAGTAGATGGATACTTAGAATTAAAAGAAGCTATTTGCGTAAAATTTAAACGTGATAATGATTTAGTATACAAACCAAGTCAAGTAGTAGTTTCTACAGGTGCAAAACAATCTATTGCAAATATTGCACAAGTATTATTAAACCCAGGAGACGAAGTTTTATTACCAGCTCCTTATTGGGTAAGTTACTCTGCAATAGCTATTTTGTGTGAAGCAACGTATGTAGAGATTCCTTCTTCTATAGAGAATGATTTTAAAATCACTCCAGCACAATTAGAAGCATCAATTACGCCTAAAACAAAAATGATTTTCTTTAACTCGCCAAACAACCCAAGTGGAACTATTTATAGTGAAGCTGAGTATAGAGCATTGGCAGCAGTTTTAGAAAATCACCCACAGATTTTCATTTTATCAGATGAAATCTATGAACATATAAATTACGATTCAAAACCATTTAGTTTTGCTGCAATTGAAAGTATGTATGACAGAACTATTACTGTAAATGGATTAGCAAAAGCATTTGCTATGACAGGATGGAGAGTTGGTTACATTGGTGCACCAGAATGGATTGCTAAAGCATGTACAAAAATGCAAGGTCAAATTACTTCTGGAACTAACTGTATTGCTCAGAGAGCAGCAATTACAGCCGTTTTAGCACCTGTTTCTAAAATACAATATATGGTAGATGAGTTTAAAACTCGTAGAGACATCGTAATTGGTTTATTAAGAGAAATTGATGGCTTTAAAGTAAATGTTCCTGAAGGTGCTTTTTATGTATTTCCAGATGTTTCTGATTTCTTCGGAAAAACTTTTGATGGAATAAAAATAGAAAATGCAAGTGATTTTTCTTTATTCTTACTAGAAAAAGCAAATGTTGCCACGGTAACGGGTGAAGCTTTTGGTACTCCAAACTGTATCAGATTATCATACGCAGCTTCAGAATTACAAATTCGAGAAGCAATTAAGAGAATTAAAAAAGCTTTAAGTTAA
- a CDS encoding acyl-CoA desaturase, which yields MKTINFSRVDKAKFFKTLNKRVNTYFKENDIKRTGNWKLYTKATLMFSLFLVPFILILTVSMPQWALLILTILSGIGMAGVGMNVMHDSNHDSFSSKNWVNKLMGSSIYILAGNVYNWKVQHNVLHHTFTNVKDHDEDIDAGRIIRFSKHTKWLKIHKLQKYYSIFLYGLLTINWAITTDVKQMHGYLKRKLSYGKFPNPKMEWTKLIISKIVYYSLWIVLPLLVLDIAWWKVLVGFFVMHYTAGMILSLVFQLAHIVPNTEMPIPDKDGNLEHTWAVHQLYTTSNFAPSNWLVNFYTGGLNHQVEHHIFPHISHVHYDKLAKIVKETAKEFNLPYNEYETMRKAVVEHFRHLGVLGKKPELA from the coding sequence ATGAAAACAATAAACTTTTCGAGGGTAGATAAAGCGAAGTTCTTTAAAACCTTAAATAAAAGAGTGAATACATATTTTAAAGAAAACGACATAAAGAGAACAGGAAACTGGAAATTGTACACAAAAGCAACTTTAATGTTTTCACTTTTTTTAGTTCCTTTTATTTTAATACTTACCGTTTCTATGCCTCAATGGGCACTTTTAATTCTGACTATTTTAAGTGGAATTGGAATGGCTGGAGTTGGAATGAATGTAATGCATGACAGTAATCATGATTCATTTTCTAGCAAAAACTGGGTAAATAAATTAATGGGAAGCAGCATTTACATTTTAGCTGGTAACGTATATAATTGGAAAGTACAACACAATGTTTTACACCATACGTTTACCAATGTAAAAGACCATGATGAAGATATTGATGCAGGTAGAATTATTCGTTTTTCTAAGCACACAAAATGGCTTAAAATTCATAAACTTCAAAAGTATTATTCCATTTTTCTATATGGGTTATTAACCATAAACTGGGCAATAACTACAGATGTTAAACAAATGCATGGATATTTAAAACGTAAATTATCATACGGGAAATTTCCAAATCCAAAAATGGAATGGACGAAATTAATAATTTCAAAAATTGTCTATTATTCACTTTGGATTGTTTTACCATTATTAGTTTTAGACATTGCATGGTGGAAAGTATTAGTTGGATTTTTTGTAATGCATTATACTGCAGGTATGATCTTAAGTTTGGTTTTTCAATTGGCACATATTGTACCCAATACAGAAATGCCAATTCCAGATAAAGATGGAAATTTAGAACACACTTGGGCAGTCCATCAATTATATACAACATCTAACTTTGCACCTAGTAATTGGTTGGTAAACTTCTATACCGGTGGTTTAAATCATCAAGTTGAACATCATATTTTTCCACATATATCTCATGTCCATTATGATAAATTAGCTAAAATTGTAAAAGAAACCGCTAAAGAATTTAATTTGCCTTATAACGAATATGAAACAATGCGTAAAGCAGTTGTAGAGCATTTTAGACATTTAGGTGTTCTAGGAAAAAAACCAGAATTAGCATAA
- a CDS encoding T9SS type A sorting domain-containing protein, with protein MKTTLQLQKIRILFFFSLIVSATINAQSEPFNCDYNAYLFQRNDVYALDLASGSSYLVSENLTEGSINAVGYNPADGYIWGALSTPSKTIVKIGKNFQVETFFIDELPDSGRYIGDVSSDGIYYVKGGGTEYSKIDLNPESSSYTQFISSETLSKSISIHDWAFNSVDGHLYTVEKKTNHLYRINATTSEVVDLGEVPILSGLNYTYGAVYFDVSGRFYVSANQTGTVYVIQNVQSLNIGDTLDSNLFAYGPSSSLNDGARCPTAPVPQEDCINGVDDDGDGLVDCDDPSCSGVAACPVLVPQVSSGSDGGLESNDRLSQKINQRNYLRIKDNYKFDKVNAKRVEKSKNYKKTAVKSGNFSLIDLIPLDVITGATAVESSPSDLIAITNATELYSVDYVKGNETVAVVLATKTENGVYEHTKFICDRLLGAELLSVSTIELFGEESEEGDGGEGGVQFIKSIIKNSNGTKEFVLSFSGRLANNEANFEIDSHWNIDKYEAGATYYNFQIWTNSIDDLLTLGQEALALFDVQKPISNYNTSSPPPVFVKKGAYINGTLELELINVRKSRSVVIDAGFKRTETSDTAYFNQTVALTGNYIETLVIETGNIFDIGFRIENEYNLTPDDLFMSDGVWGKDDSATGTTVNEFTITQNDNIYTGSGYRVERNISLNATTSEYVSAFRSFTPRFTAVDLSEYDVLELDANGTGDLEITIIKEGIGAWENQYRTTIKLNETESHYAIPFAHFVSATEGVLDLNDAVNIVFTMSSDGVEEVLKVMNIKDIQFTQQVLGVASEVIAQNEALLTPNPMSSNSQLSFYSEVDANTGIEIYSLTGALLKKIEENTVIGNNKITILKEGLSSGLYFVKIGNDYRNYKTIKLIVN; from the coding sequence ATGAAAACAACTTTACAATTACAAAAAATTAGAATTTTATTCTTTTTTAGTTTAATAGTAAGTGCTACAATTAACGCACAAAGCGAACCTTTTAATTGTGATTATAATGCCTATTTATTTCAAAGAAATGATGTATATGCTTTAGATTTAGCTTCAGGTAGCTCTTATTTGGTGTCAGAAAATCTCACGGAAGGAAGTATTAATGCAGTAGGTTACAATCCTGCTGATGGATATATTTGGGGAGCATTAAGTACACCGAGTAAAACGATTGTAAAAATTGGAAAAAACTTTCAAGTAGAAACTTTTTTTATAGATGAGTTGCCAGATTCAGGAAGATATATTGGAGATGTAAGTTCTGATGGAATTTATTATGTAAAAGGAGGAGGTACTGAATATTCTAAAATTGATTTAAACCCAGAATCTTCTTCGTATACTCAATTTATAAGTAGTGAAACTTTATCAAAAAGTATTAGTATTCATGACTGGGCCTTTAATTCAGTTGACGGTCATTTGTATACAGTTGAAAAAAAAACAAATCATTTATATAGAATTAATGCAACTACTAGTGAAGTAGTAGATTTAGGAGAAGTACCAATCTTATCAGGTTTGAATTATACATACGGAGCTGTTTATTTTGATGTATCAGGAAGGTTTTATGTGTCTGCAAACCAAACAGGAACGGTATACGTAATTCAAAATGTACAATCTTTAAATATTGGTGATACGTTAGATTCTAACCTATTTGCATATGGGCCATCAAGTAGTTTAAATGATGGAGCAAGATGTCCAACAGCACCTGTTCCTCAAGAAGATTGTATAAATGGTGTTGATGATGACGGAGACGGATTGGTAGATTGTGATGATCCTTCTTGTTCTGGTGTTGCAGCTTGTCCTGTTCTTGTACCACAAGTTTCTAGTGGTAGTGATGGAGGTTTAGAAAGTAATGACCGTCTTTCTCAAAAAATTAATCAAAGAAATTATTTAAGAATAAAAGATAATTATAAGTTTGATAAGGTAAATGCTAAAAGAGTAGAAAAATCTAAAAATTACAAAAAAACAGCAGTAAAAAGTGGTAATTTTAGTTTGATTGATTTAATTCCTTTAGATGTAATTACTGGTGCTACAGCAGTAGAGTCTTCACCATCAGATTTAATAGCAATTACAAATGCAACAGAACTATATTCTGTAGATTATGTGAAAGGCAATGAAACAGTTGCTGTTGTTTTAGCAACAAAAACTGAAAACGGTGTGTATGAGCATACAAAATTTATTTGCGATAGATTATTAGGTGCAGAATTATTATCGGTTTCTACAATAGAATTATTTGGAGAAGAAAGTGAAGAAGGCGATGGCGGTGAAGGAGGTGTACAGTTTATTAAATCTATTATAAAAAACAGCAATGGTACTAAGGAATTTGTTTTAAGTTTTTCTGGAAGATTGGCAAACAATGAAGCAAATTTTGAAATAGATAGTCACTGGAATATTGATAAATATGAGGCAGGTGCTACTTATTATAATTTTCAAATTTGGACTAATAGTATAGATGATTTACTAACTTTAGGTCAAGAAGCATTAGCTTTATTTGATGTTCAGAAACCTATTTCAAATTACAATACATCAAGTCCACCACCTGTATTTGTTAAAAAAGGTGCATATATAAATGGAACTTTAGAATTAGAGTTAATAAATGTAAGAAAAAGTAGAAGCGTAGTTATTGATGCAGGGTTTAAAAGAACAGAAACTTCAGATACAGCGTATTTTAATCAAACTGTAGCATTAACTGGAAATTACATTGAAACGTTGGTAATTGAAACAGGAAATATTTTTGATATTGGTTTTAGAATAGAAAACGAGTACAATTTAACCCCAGATGATTTATTTATGTCTGATGGTGTTTGGGGAAAAGATGATTCTGCTACAGGTACAACTGTTAATGAGTTTACAATCACTCAAAATGATAACATTTATACAGGAAGTGGTTATAGAGTAGAAAGAAATATTTCTTTAAATGCAACTACAAGTGAATATGTTTCTGCCTTTAGATCATTTACACCAAGATTTACTGCTGTAGATTTATCTGAATATGATGTTTTAGAGTTAGATGCAAATGGAACAGGAGATCTAGAAATAACAATTATTAAAGAAGGTATAGGAGCTTGGGAAAATCAATATAGAACAACAATAAAACTTAACGAAACTGAAAGTCATTATGCAATTCCTTTTGCACATTTTGTTTCTGCAACAGAAGGAGTTTTAGATTTAAATGATGCGGTAAATATTGTTTTTACAATGTCTTCTGATGGAGTAGAAGAGGTGCTAAAAGTTATGAATATAAAAGATATTCAGTTTACGCAACAAGTTTTAGGAGTAGCTTCTGAAGTTATTGCACAAAATGAGGCATTGTTAACGCCAAACCCAATGTCTTCTAATTCGCAATTAAGTTTCTATTCTGAAGTTGATGCGAATACAGGTATTGAAATTTATAGTTTAACGGGTGCATTATTAAAAAAGATAGAAGAAAATACTGTAATTGGAAATAACAAAATTACGATTCTAAAGGAAGGCTTAAGTTCTGGATTATATTTTGTTAAGATAGGAAATGATTACAGAAATTATAAAACGATAAAACTGATCGTAAACTAA